The Nitrospirota bacterium genome has a window encoding:
- a CDS encoding AAA family ATPase has translation MALKDVKGHERQIDMLRHALKTGRVSSSYLFAGEEGIGKKLIAVNFAKALNCKNAYHDSLDACDKCSSCRKIDSNIHPDFSIIGPEQGETEDWAGVEKEVQGSSQKRSYEIKVSEIRRIEEEVLSLKSFEAKTKVVIVDDAHAMNLSASNAFLKSLEEPPLDSVIILITSSPNSLLETIRSRCMRINFKPLSPENSRDVIRTGRKSRSSEVVDQLVRLSMGRPGLAVSDDLIKGRDRFMELLKAILTPQSKALWKDRADIEQWLDTALTVLRDMAVFKITASVDALINRDMAEAIKNLCSKTDTVVIIECYRKLLGVRGYVRFNLNKAITWNYVGSVLRGSKVNA, from the coding sequence ATGGCATTGAAGGATGTTAAAGGTCATGAAAGACAGATTGATATGCTCAGGCATGCATTGAAAACAGGCAGGGTCTCATCTTCATATCTTTTTGCAGGAGAAGAAGGCATCGGGAAAAAGCTCATAGCAGTGAACTTTGCAAAAGCACTTAATTGTAAGAATGCCTATCATGACTCATTGGATGCATGCGATAAGTGCTCCTCGTGTAGAAAGATAGATTCCAATATACATCCTGATTTCTCTATTATTGGCCCTGAGCAAGGTGAAACAGAAGACTGGGCAGGAGTGGAAAAAGAAGTGCAAGGCTCCTCTCAGAAGAGGTCATATGAGATAAAGGTTTCCGAGATAAGGCGAATCGAAGAAGAGGTTCTTTCTCTTAAATCGTTTGAGGCAAAAACAAAGGTTGTTATCGTTGACGATGCCCATGCAATGAATCTATCTGCCTCAAACGCATTCCTTAAGAGCCTTGAGGAGCCACCTCTTGATAGCGTTATCATACTGATTACATCGAGCCCCAATAGTCTTCTTGAGACCATAAGGTCACGGTGTATGCGCATAAATTTCAAGCCCCTTAGCCCTGAGAACTCAAGAGATGTCATAAGGACCGGAAGAAAGAGCCGTTCTTCGGAGGTGGTTGACCAACTGGTCAGGCTTTCTATGGGAAGACCCGGATTAGCTGTCTCGGATGACCTGATAAAAGGCAGAGACAGGTTTATGGAACTGTTAAAGGCAATCCTTACACCTCAAAGCAAGGCTCTCTGGAAAGACAGGGCAGATATCGAGCAGTGGCTTGACACTGCATTGACGGTTCTCAGGGATATGGCGGTATTTAAAATAACAGCCTCCGTAGATGCCCTCATAAACAGGGATATGGCAGAGGCTATAAAAAACCTGTGCAGTAAGACTGACACTGTGGTTATAATAGAGTGTTACAGGAAACTTCTTGGTGTAAGAGGCTATGTCAGATTCAACCTGAATAAGGCGATAACATGGAACTATGTGGGTTCGGTTTTAAGGGGGTCAAAGGTAAATGCCTGA
- the mutS gene encoding DNA mismatch repair protein MutS — protein MSELTPLMKQYQDIKKKYADAILLFRLGDFYEMFGEDARTASKVLQIALTTREKGKEEPMPMCGVPYFAADSYITKLIKAGHKVAVCEQVEDPKDAKGIVQREVVRVITPGTHTPESPKENNYIMSFMPEAKKHCIALVDVSTGEFIIYETLKPIEDEIARVEPKEIIYPESLKDNLHYSETLKEHFSTPIEDWRFDYEEAYRCLLRYFKVASLEGYGCEGMTGCISSAGALLSYIEEIEKVSSNLKRISLRSESSTMFLDASTQRNLELLRNLKGEKAEGSLLWALDETLTPMGGRFLRAALLNPLTDVRLIRKRLNAVRHLVEDYSLAETLRNSLRKVQDIERLERKVSMSTANPRDLIALKTSISHLPHIKKATLSSADDYLRELSEGISELPEVIDLIQKGIVEHPPLGLKEGGIIKDGFSKEVDELRAASRSGKNYIASLEAEERQKTGISSLKVGYNRIFGYYIEVTNANLEQVPERYIRKQTLVSGERFITPEVKEFESKVIGAEEKLKALEYHVFGEILESIREHSERILSSARSLSIVDFLLSLAVVAKRHNYVMPHVDEGTGIKILEGRHPVLERLPTKERFISNSVYLDSKTQRLLIITGPNMAGKSTYIRQIALIALMSQIGSFVPADEADIGVVDRVFTRIGASDFLIKGQSTFMVEMIETANILNNATERSLILLDEIGRGTSTFDGISIAWATAEYIVRHIMARTLFATHYNELTELPLSVDAVKNLNVAVKEWGEEIIFLRKIEEGPADKSYGIHVARLAGMPEEIVHRAKDVLMSLEQETLATTGMPRLQRGKGKAQGQLNLFIGAQDVLVLDLKNMDIEGILPEDAVRKLKELKEKAGLIP, from the coding sequence ATGTCAGAACTTACCCCTTTAATGAAGCAATATCAGGACATCAAGAAAAAATATGCCGATGCCATCTTACTTTTCAGGCTTGGGGATTTCTATGAGATGTTCGGAGAGGATGCAAGGACTGCCTCAAAGGTTCTCCAGATAGCCCTGACAACGAGGGAAAAGGGTAAGGAGGAGCCTATGCCAATGTGTGGCGTTCCTTATTTTGCCGCAGACTCCTATATAACAAAGCTCATAAAAGCAGGGCATAAGGTTGCAGTATGCGAGCAGGTAGAAGACCCTAAAGATGCAAAGGGCATAGTTCAAAGAGAGGTGGTCAGGGTCATAACCCCAGGCACACATACACCTGAAAGCCCAAAAGAAAATAACTATATCATGAGCTTCATGCCCGAGGCTAAAAAACACTGCATAGCCCTTGTGGATGTCTCAACAGGAGAGTTTATAATATACGAAACCCTTAAGCCCATCGAGGATGAGATTGCGAGGGTTGAGCCAAAAGAGATAATTTACCCTGAAAGTCTGAAGGATAATCTCCATTACTCGGAGACCCTGAAAGAGCACTTTAGCACCCCCATAGAGGATTGGAGATTCGATTACGAGGAGGCATATAGATGTCTCCTCAGATACTTCAAGGTAGCATCGTTGGAAGGATATGGGTGTGAGGGCATGACAGGGTGCATCTCATCGGCAGGTGCACTTTTAAGCTACATAGAGGAGATAGAGAAGGTCAGTTCGAACCTCAAGAGGATTTCCCTGAGAAGCGAAAGCTCCACGATGTTTCTCGATGCCTCCACACAGAGGAATCTCGAACTCCTAAGGAACCTGAAGGGTGAGAAGGCAGAAGGCAGTCTTCTCTGGGCACTGGATGAGACACTTACGCCAATGGGCGGAAGGTTTCTAAGAGCCGCCTTACTTAACCCCCTTACAGATGTCAGGCTGATAAGGAAAAGGCTGAATGCAGTCAGGCATCTTGTGGAGGACTACTCGCTTGCCGAGACACTGAGAAACAGCCTGAGAAAGGTTCAGGACATAGAAAGGCTCGAAAGAAAGGTCTCTATGTCAACTGCAAACCCCAGAGACCTGATTGCCCTTAAAACCTCCATTTCGCATCTTCCGCATATCAAAAAAGCCACTTTATCTTCGGCAGACGATTATCTAAGGGAGCTATCAGAGGGTATCTCGGAACTGCCAGAGGTCATAGATCTCATCCAGAAAGGCATCGTAGAGCACCCGCCACTTGGTCTCAAAGAAGGTGGAATTATAAAAGACGGATTCAGTAAAGAGGTCGATGAGCTTAGGGCAGCCTCCAGAAGCGGAAAAAACTATATTGCCTCTTTAGAGGCAGAAGAAAGGCAAAAAACAGGCATATCCTCACTCAAGGTCGGCTATAACAGGATATTTGGCTACTACATAGAAGTCACAAATGCAAACCTCGAGCAGGTGCCTGAAAGATACATAAGAAAGCAGACTCTCGTTAGCGGAGAAAGGTTCATCACCCCGGAGGTTAAGGAGTTCGAATCAAAGGTCATAGGAGCAGAGGAAAAACTAAAGGCACTCGAATACCATGTATTTGGAGAGATTCTCGAGAGTATTAGGGAGCATTCGGAGCGTATCTTAAGCTCTGCCAGAAGTCTTTCTATAGTGGATTTCCTTCTTTCTTTGGCTGTAGTTGCAAAAAGGCATAACTATGTAATGCCTCATGTGGATGAAGGCACAGGCATAAAGATTTTAGAGGGAAGGCATCCTGTCTTAGAGAGGCTTCCAACGAAAGAAAGGTTTATATCGAACAGCGTTTATCTGGACAGTAAGACCCAGAGACTGCTCATAATAACGGGGCCAAATATGGCAGGGAAATCCACATACATAAGGCAGATAGCACTCATAGCCCTTATGTCGCAAATAGGCAGTTTTGTTCCTGCGGATGAGGCAGACATCGGAGTTGTGGACAGAGTCTTTACGAGAATCGGTGCATCGGATTTCCTTATAAAGGGACAGAGCACATTTATGGTGGAGATGATAGAGACCGCAAACATCTTAAACAATGCAACCGAGCGAAGCCTTATCCTTCTTGACGAGATAGGAAGAGGGACAAGCACATTTGACGGCATAAGCATTGCATGGGCAACTGCAGAATATATCGTTAGGCATATAATGGCAAGAACGCTTTTTGCGACCCATTATAACGAGCTTACAGAGCTTCCCCTTTCAGTGGATGCAGTTAAAAACCTCAATGTCGCAGTCAAGGAATGGGGCGAAGAGATTATATTTCTAAGAAAGATAGAAGAAGGCCCGGCTGATAAAAGCTATGGCATCCATGTTGCAAGGCTCGCAGGCATGCCTGAGGAGATTGTGCACAGGGCAAAGGATGTCCTGATGAGCCTCGAGCAAGAAACCTTAGCAACTACAGGCATGCCAAGACTTCAAAGGGGCAAAGGGAAGGCACAAGGACAGCTCAACCTCTTCATTGGGGCACAAGATGTCCTCGTCTTGGACCTAAAAAACATGGATATCGAAGGCATCCTCCCTGAGGATGCAGTTCGAAAGCTCAAGGAGCTGAAGGAAAAGGCAGGTCTTATTCCTTGA
- the gcvH gene encoding glycine cleavage system protein GcvH: MNPENLRYHREHTWVKVSGKKATIGITNYAQEALGDIVYIDLPETDSTVEQNTEVSEIESTKATSSVISPVSGTVIEVNEDLSESPEIINEDPYGKGWIAVIEMSSDSEVDDLMDSGEYEKFIEEEAK; encoded by the coding sequence ATGAACCCTGAGAATCTAAGGTACCACAGAGAGCACACATGGGTTAAGGTCTCCGGTAAAAAGGCGACCATAGGCATAACCAATTATGCTCAGGAGGCGTTGGGCGATATAGTCTATATAGACCTGCCTGAGACAGACTCCACAGTCGAGCAAAACACAGAGGTCTCTGAGATAGAATCCACAAAGGCAACATCCTCTGTTATATCCCCTGTATCAGGAACGGTCATAGAGGTCAATGAGGACCTCTCTGAGTCCCCAGAGATAATAAACGAGGACCCTTATGGAAAAGGCTGGATTGCGGTTATCGAGATGTCCTCGGACTCGGAGGTGGATGACCTTATGGATTCAGGAGAATACGAGAAGTTCATAGAAGAGGAGGCAAAGTGA
- the lpdA gene encoding dihydrolipoyl dehydrogenase — MRLVIIGAGPGGYVSAIKSAQLGASVTIIEDTEVGGTCLNRGCIPTKALLASTEAYQKARGIQDFGIELKGELVPDIKKIIERKNKVVSTQVKGIRGLFKSYGINLIEGKGMLKSPDVVDVQKKDGSTLVVEADKIIIATGSRPAKLPLFPFDGKRILSSDDALNLTDLPKSLIIVGAGAIGCEFACIFSALGVEVTMIEMLPRAVSTEDIEISELFERELKKKKIRLMTNVSVENVVGKEDGIHATLSNGTSVSAEKILVSIGRALNTERLGIEAVGIKKGPKGEITVNEKMETNISGIYAIGDVTGRVLLAHVASKGGIVSAINACEMEAFMDYSVIPAAIFTSPEIASVGLREFQAVEKGIKTVTGHFQFRALGKAHAMGEITGLIKLIAEEASDRVLGGHIIGPHAADLIHEIALAIRAGLKIKDISDTIHAHPTLSEGVMEAAEDVHGTAIHLPKK; from the coding sequence GTGAGGCTTGTCATAATCGGAGCAGGCCCAGGCGGATATGTCTCGGCTATTAAGTCAGCACAGTTAGGTGCAAGTGTTACCATAATAGAGGACACAGAGGTCGGTGGAACATGTCTGAACCGAGGGTGCATTCCAACAAAGGCACTTCTTGCCTCTACCGAGGCATATCAGAAGGCAAGGGGTATACAAGACTTTGGCATAGAGCTTAAGGGCGAGCTTGTGCCTGACATAAAAAAAATAATAGAAAGAAAAAACAAGGTCGTAAGCACTCAGGTAAAAGGCATAAGAGGACTTTTTAAAAGCTATGGCATAAACCTTATCGAGGGTAAGGGGATGCTCAAAAGCCCTGATGTGGTAGATGTCCAAAAGAAAGACGGCTCAACCCTCGTAGTAGAGGCAGATAAGATTATTATTGCTACGGGCTCAAGACCTGCAAAGCTTCCTCTTTTTCCATTTGACGGAAAAAGAATCCTTTCAAGCGACGATGCCCTGAACCTGACCGACCTCCCAAAGAGCCTTATAATCGTTGGTGCAGGTGCCATAGGATGCGAATTTGCCTGTATATTCAGCGCACTCGGCGTAGAGGTAACAATGATAGAAATGCTTCCGCGTGCCGTCTCGACAGAGGACATAGAAATCTCAGAGCTTTTCGAAAGAGAACTTAAGAAAAAAAAGATAAGGCTCATGACTAATGTCAGCGTAGAGAATGTCGTAGGAAAGGAAGACGGTATCCATGCCACGCTCTCAAACGGCACATCCGTTTCTGCCGAAAAAATATTAGTCTCCATAGGCAGGGCATTAAACACAGAAAGGCTCGGCATAGAGGCAGTAGGTATAAAGAAAGGACCTAAAGGCGAGATAACGGTCAATGAAAAAATGGAGACCAATATCAGCGGGATATACGCAATCGGAGATGTAACAGGCAGGGTGCTCCTTGCCCATGTGGCATCCAAAGGAGGCATTGTCTCTGCAATAAATGCCTGCGAGATGGAGGCATTCATGGACTACTCTGTTATACCTGCCGCTATATTCACATCTCCAGAGATAGCATCCGTAGGGCTCAGGGAATTTCAGGCAGTAGAAAAAGGCATTAAGACAGTAACAGGCCACTTCCAGTTCAGGGCATTAGGGAAGGCACATGCAATGGGAGAGATTACTGGGCTTATAAAGCTGATTGCAGAGGAAGCCTCAGACAGGGTTCTTGGAGGGCATATCATAGGCCCTCATGCCGCTGACCTCATACATGAAATAGCACTTGCCATAAGGGCAGGGCTAAAGATTAAGGACATTTCAGACACAATCCATGCACACCCAACACTCTCGGAAGGAGTTATGGAGGCGGCAGAGGATGTCCATGGAACTGCAATTCATCTGCCGAAAAAATAA
- a CDS encoding DUF4160 domain-containing protein, giving the protein MPTVLRIGSYRFHFYSDELREPPHIHIETPEGECKFWLEPIRLARNKGVTPRIIREIEKLVFEHQTFLKEKYYDYHKR; this is encoded by the coding sequence ATGCCTACTGTTTTAAGGATAGGTTCTTACAGATTCCATTTCTATTCTGATGAGCTTAGAGAGCCTCCACACATTCATATAGAAACCCCTGAGGGCGAATGCAAATTCTGGTTAGAGCCTATTAGACTTGCAAGAAACAAAGGTGTTACTCCTCGTATAATTCGGGAGATTGAAAAATTAGTCTTTGAACATCAAACTTTTTTAAAGGAGAAATATTATGACTACCATAAGCGCTGA
- a CDS encoding DUF2442 domain-containing protein translates to MTTISAEKETIVEPTAIRAWAEGRMVFVELTDGRIIGFPADRFKILKNATDEQLKEVKIRLNGYALRWESLDEDITVPGIVTGNFQLP, encoded by the coding sequence ATGACTACCATAAGCGCTGAAAAAGAAACAATTGTTGAACCTACTGCTATAAGGGCATGGGCAGAAGGCAGAATGGTTTTTGTAGAGCTTACAGATGGCAGAATAATTGGTTTTCCTGCTGACCGATTCAAGATTCTTAAAAACGCAACCGATGAACAGCTAAAAGAAGTAAAGATACGGTTAAACGGCTATGCATTAAGGTGGGAGTCTCTGGATGAGGATATTACAGTGCCAGGAATTGTTACTGGTAATTTTCAATTACCATAA
- the eno gene encoding phosphopyruvate hydratase — MGEIIGIHAREILDSRGNPTVEVEVMLDSGATARAGVPSGASVGKKEALELRDKDKRYHGKGVRLAVKNVIDEIEPRLRGRESTDQPLIDNLLIELDGTENKQRLGANAILGVSMAVCRASAMETGLPLYRYIGGVNARVLPVPMMNILNGGVHAANNLDIQEFMIMPVNFKSFSEALRAGVEVFHTLKRILEKYGYSTSVGDEGGFSPDLKNNEEALSLILKAISEAGYEKDIYMALDVAASEFYENGKYSFEGKKLSSRELVSYYQSLIEKYPILSIEDGMSEDDWDGWRLIGSALGKKTQIVGDDVFVTNTNIISKAIKEGIANSVLIKLNQIGTLTETLDAIEMTKTASYTAVISHRSGETEDTTISDLSVACNTGFIKTGSLARGERVAKYNRLLRIEEELSERAIYKKMSAFYNIM, encoded by the coding sequence ATGGGAGAGATTATAGGAATACATGCAAGAGAGATATTGGACTCAAGGGGAAATCCGACTGTTGAGGTAGAGGTTATGCTGGACAGTGGAGCCACAGCCCGAGCAGGTGTGCCATCAGGTGCCTCAGTAGGAAAAAAAGAAGCACTTGAGCTTAGGGACAAAGACAAAAGATACCACGGGAAAGGCGTAAGGCTTGCAGTCAAAAATGTTATCGATGAGATAGAGCCGAGATTAAGGGGAAGAGAATCCACTGACCAGCCTTTGATAGACAATCTCCTCATAGAGTTAGATGGCACGGAAAACAAGCAGAGGCTTGGAGCAAATGCAATCTTAGGGGTCTCTATGGCAGTGTGCAGGGCATCTGCTATGGAGACAGGACTCCCGCTTTATAGATATATAGGAGGCGTAAATGCGAGGGTGCTTCCAGTTCCTATGATGAATATCCTTAATGGAGGCGTTCATGCGGCAAATAACTTAGACATTCAGGAATTCATGATAATGCCTGTAAATTTCAAAAGCTTTAGCGAGGCACTCAGGGCAGGAGTAGAGGTCTTTCATACACTTAAGAGGATTCTCGAAAAATACGGCTATTCCACCTCAGTTGGAGATGAGGGCGGATTCTCTCCTGATTTAAAAAACAACGAAGAGGCATTATCCCTGATTCTTAAGGCAATCTCGGAAGCAGGATATGAAAAAGATATCTACATGGCGCTGGATGTTGCGGCATCGGAGTTTTACGAAAACGGAAAATACAGTTTCGAAGGCAAAAAGCTCTCAAGCAGGGAATTAGTCTCATACTATCAGAGCCTCATCGAGAAATACCCCATATTATCCATAGAAGATGGTATGTCAGAGGATGACTGGGATGGATGGAGACTCATTGGAAGTGCATTAGGCAAAAAGACACAGATTGTTGGCGACGATGTCTTTGTCACAAACACAAACATTATCTCAAAGGCAATCAAGGAGGGGATTGCAAACTCGGTGCTCATAAAGCTTAACCAGATAGGCACACTCACAGAGACATTGGATGCCATAGAGATGACAAAGACAGCCTCCTACACAGCAGTCATATCCCACCGCTCAGGCGAGACAGAGGACACTACGATTTCAGACCTTTCGGTTGCATGTAACACAGGCTTTATAAAAACAGGCTCTCTTGCCAGAGGCGAGAGGGTGGCTAAATATAACAGGCTTCTCAGAATAGAGGAAGAACTGTCAGAAAGGGCTATATATAAAAAAATGTCTGCGTTTTATAATATAATGTAG
- a CDS encoding septum formation initiator family protein, with translation MTNSANLLKRQVRQELRKRRYVFYTAALLFLLYIAVSFIFGETGILRFMNLKQKETALQTEVEDIKRQNANLKASIDSYKENDFYMEKHAREDFSLSKPDEYIFVYDK, from the coding sequence ATGACGAACTCGGCTAATCTTCTTAAAAGGCAGGTAAGGCAGGAGCTCAGGAAAAGAAGATATGTGTTTTATACAGCCGCACTTCTGTTTTTGCTCTATATAGCGGTAAGCTTTATCTTTGGCGAAACAGGCATCCTTAGATTCATGAATCTAAAGCAGAAGGAAACTGCACTTCAAACAGAGGTAGAGGATATTAAAAGGCAGAATGCAAACCTAAAGGCATCTATCGACTCCTACAAGGAAAACGACTTTTACATGGAAAAGCACGCAAGAGAAGACTTTAGCCTTTCAAAACCCGACGAATACATTTTCGTTTATGACAAATGA